TTCGCTTTGTGTCGATATGTAGTttgacttgctctccacggaccagttaagTGGATATGAGCCTATAGTCGCAACGGTAGGACGGGTGTTCACAGTCCGTTGTGTTGTTGGACGGAATGCTTACACAGTCTCCGTTTGATTGGCGTCAGACTTGAATTCCTTACAGTTGGTTTATGTTAAGACATATAGTGTATGATATTAGCGGTCTAGAGTGTACTCCTGTTTCCTACTATCTTCtcctctgtagacttagtgggtgatcGATGTGTTTGCGTACCCACTCAGGATACTTTTTATACTAGTAGTTCCGCTGTGTTTGTGAGCTTGTTTAGTTGTTTTTGCATACGACAGGTGCCTCGCTGCCATCTTCGCTTCGACCAGACCAAGCGAGGGCGTTGAGCTTAGCCCTACCCCAGATCATGAGTAGAGGTTTTTCCCTACTGCAGTAGTTGTTTTAGTTGATGTACAATTTGTTTAACCATCGCCATGAGTAGCCTGTATTTtggatttatatgtatattaaaatcttaatttaGTTTTTGAGTCGTCTCTTACTATGTTTTAGTTCGTTTTTATAAGGttctttgacgcttcgtatacagaacaTTCCTTTGATAACGGCATGTCGGCGTGCCGAGTGAACTGATATCCGCTCTTGACACCTTTTTTGTGTGTGTATTTTGTGTAAAACCAATTTAATACAAAAgttattattgtatttatttattaatttataattattatattaaatatatattattttattttatataatataaatctcattatataattaatttattatataatctactatttattttctaataacttatttattttatattctttctatagtatttttattattatatataattattctaaaataattagtttataatattattagtattaatagtattatatattgttaatatggatatattattatataatatactactTTATAGAGGATTTTAAATTTCTGAATAATATTGTAAAATGTGCACTCCTAATAGAGTGTGCCAATagtattattcaaaaattataatagtggAAACTGAAAAAATTCATGTTAGAAACGAAAGGTGCAgctttattcaaaataaaaatgatttttcttaaaatatggTATATCAGTTTGTGCCCGTGTTAAATCCTActtccaaaccaaatcaaaaccaaataaaataaattggttCAATCTATATGCTACCTACGAAATCGAATTTATTGTCGTTTGGTCCTCAGTTTGCATCCAAACTCGAACGCACCaacttttttccccttttccccctcttttttaattctttttgttttgtttagaATAATCTTAGATcacattcaaaaaataaaaaatttaatttgaaatttaaaatttaattttaaattaaaaattaaattttaaagtgaaTATCCTTTGATATTACTGACTTTACAGTTTATGTgctatttactatataatttaaaatttttaaaaatttacatagaTTTCCCGCTCcgtagcgcgggccttcactagtatgAATGATTTATGGAACAAATGGAGGGGAGATTTGCATCGCAAATATATAAAACCATACAGTACTATACAAGAAATTCTAGAAAACATTCCTTAAGATATTGATCGAGAGGATTAGGAGTGGCTAGTTAAGGAACATTTCTCAAGTAAAAAGTTTATGGtatgcttcttttcttttctttttttgccattagataAATTAAGGTATAAGCTATTTATCTTAAAAGAAGCTTTTCTTACAGTACATTCTACTGTTATTTTGGGATTCGTTTTTTCTTCTATATAAATAGGCAGCAAGCAAACAGAACTCTAGTAATAGGGCAAAGTTAACAATGCCTTATCGTACCGTTAGTAAGCCAATTCGACAAGTTATTTGGAAGAAGGTAATGAAAAGTTAGCATTAtacttttttgatattttaactcttttatttattaatgttaTTTGTGTTTGATTTATGTAGAAAAAGGAGGCAAAGTCAGTCAACCACCCAGCTTAGCAACTATATTTTTTGAGACTCGAAAAAAGGGTGACAAGTTAGTTGGTGAAGATACTATAAAACAATATGTATGTGgaacatatttttttattaacttagTTTTATCACTTTTAATGCATTATCAActtactattatttttcttatttcttgaAGGATAAAATTGTTGTTGCTACTCAATCAAAaccatctgtcacgccccggggtccctttgagTTTAAAagacagcggaaaagcgtctgaatttttttttttttttttttttttaatgctgaAGGTAAGGGGTGATGATGCTGATGACCCAACTACATACCTCATGACATTTGGTGATGGAGCTGCAAGATATTTGGTAAAACTGAATATTCTTATTATGGAATATGCAGCTATGCATTTCTTTTTGATGCTTATCATTTCTTGTTTGTGCAGCCTCTTCCTACAAAACTTGTTTTGCAAAAGAAGAAGGCAAAAGAAGGCAGGTCTGGGGACGACGTAGAACATTTTCCAGTGCCCTCAAGAATTACTGTGAGGAGGAAATCAGCTGTTGCTGTTATAGAAAATAAGGAGCTTGAAGAAATATCTAGAAAACATGTAAGATACAGTTTCACCTTTTTGGCTTCGATGCATACTAAGGTGGAAAAGAATCTGTTGAGCACATGCTTATTGCCAGTGATCCTGGCTTCTAGAGCAGCTTTTCTATACCAAAAAGCAGCAGGATTGTGTTTAGCAGATAAACAGGCTGGCTTTAAATCAAACTGCTAAGTCAAACACTTTAACATATGATCCATATGCTTTTAAGTGGAATTGACAGCATTAACTTTTTGTAAATCTTAATACACAACCAGATTCTTTCTCTTAAATATGATTCTGTATAGGTTCTGATTTAGGTCAGGAAAAACTATGTATTGTTACTAGTGAATTGCAAAATGTTCTTAGTAcacaaacttcaaatttttcaGGAAAAAGCAGATGATCGAAATTCAAAGCGGCAAAGATCttttgatgatgatgacgacatGGAAAGACAGCATAAATATATGCATACAGATGGAGATCAGTTCAGTGGGGAGGATGACATGTCCgattaataaaaaagaaaaaggaagcaaTGCATCAATGTTACCTGACGCAAGAAACGTCGAACCGGCACAGAGAATTATCCAAAATTCTCTGATATTTGAAGACAATGCTGGAATTATACCAGCCAACAGCAGTATAACTGCATGGTGCGCCGGGCTGGTGGTAGTTTTTCCTCGGCTTTNGCATGAAAATCAACTGTAGCTCGTCATAGATGTATAATAGAAATAAATGAGACGGACCAACAAGATACACATCATAGGACATATCCCCATCTCATCTACCGTAAGCATATATGATATGAACACTGGACCAACCAGCCAAGAGGACAAACGTAGCCACTGGACAAACCAGCAAGCAATGAAAGGCATGTAACTGGATAGAGCCAGCCAAGTGTAACAATGAACTACTGGATGTGCCAGCCATTCGGGGCTCCCCGTCACTAACAGCCGACTAACGGCTGCCAACCGATAACTAGTATAGGCGTAACTAGCGGTGTCGAGCTCACGTAAAGTGCATGTGGTCGCCCAACTAGGGGGCGTCCTCCCACAAGAAAAGGCCTTTTCACCAGCATGTAGGCTGGGCACTCGGGTCGCCACAAGAGAAACACGATCCCAATGTACGGTCCACACTCGTCTATCACCGAAAACGGACTCCAGGAATCTGGCTGTGCCGCCAAATCTAACCCATGAAAACcaacgcaagaaccgaccgataggtcacaggagtgtattcgatatagtccagaactaccgtcagcaccagccgacaatcctacccctcagggtacaccgacctcaaaggtcatcgaacaACAGAAGTCGAGAAACAGACCAacccaatacataatgcaacgaccgaccaaccaggtcaacagatataagataaaagcaccgatcaactaggtcaccgaaacgaagtacgagaaccgaccaattaGGTCACCggaacaaagtacgagaaccgaccaatcaggtcaccgatatcacatatggataaactactctactcctacacatgatactaagcatagaacatatgagtagagcataatagaaacaacggggatgcaagctcaatatataatacgaaaatagcacagaagaacagggatagaagaatatcaccgagcgtgcaccactgtaccgacttcggatcgaagtacccacctgtcactgtcgcgtcggaacactgggtacgcacaagtcaaccggacctacgaagatcccacgggtcagtaaccaacccactcaCCTGAAGTACACAGTCTCACAAACCCCACACAGAACCTCgtatcggttttccaaaaccgatcatcgtaactcaccggaagtcccgaaaaccacaccgggacgccgtcgggacccactaagtgtcccgaactcaccgactcgtgccacgagtcacccgctgccccaaaacactccgatttggatgccttggcagcggACACGAGGTGACACAaccatacgatcatcgccggataatcgtacgaatccgggttcccggaagtgtctatttcgacaccggaacctaccgtcgctcacccatcatttCAGAACCCTCAaaatgatgcgagtgaccagccgacaaggctcagcgactgcACAATTCCTCACGAAACACTGTCGGAAGGAAATCGAACCGatcccgcgttccgtcggcggattttgccgagaaACGCGCCGAAAGTCTCAATCTGACActtgcaaaggcttggggccttggacgatcagtccagaggttatcctcagccctaACTCGCTGCCAGCAGTAGCTACGACGAAGCAAACGGCATAAAAGCCCCTAT
Above is a genomic segment from Ananas comosus cultivar F153 unplaced genomic scaffold, ASM154086v1, whole genome shotgun sequence containing:
- the LOC109704266 gene encoding protein PAF1 homolog; translated protein: VRGDDADDPTTYLMTFGDGAARYLPLPTKLVLQKKKAKEGRSGDDVEHFPVPSRITVRRKSAVAVIENKELEEISRKHEKADDRNSKRQRSFDDDDDMERQHKYMHTDGDQFSGEDDMSD